In Pan paniscus chromosome 15, NHGRI_mPanPan1-v2.0_pri, whole genome shotgun sequence, the sequence GCCACAGTGCTGTGCACAGCCACCTTGCTGCATCCTGCTGTTGGTGGGCTCTTGTGCTCAGAACCCCAGGAGAAGGGCTAGATCACACTGATAAGGCTgacagctttttttaaaaaacgactTTCAAGGTTTggttatttttatcttcatgacCTCTGATTTCCCTGTGGAGCAAATGGTAAAGTAGGGGTGGGTGGAGAGGGACTTTGGCAGACCCTGGCAGACTATGGACAAGGACAGCCCTGAACAGCTGGCCCTGAGATATGAACTGGAACATGGTTGGAGCCAAGGACACAAGACTAACAGGAAAGGACACAGACTGCTGTCAGGACACATACTACCACACACCCGAGGCCAGGACCCTGCTGACGTGGCAGACCTCCACCCTGGCCCCTTACTGCCCCCCGCCCCTCTCCCCCACCTGCCAGCTGCCAACAGGGCTCTGCCTTTTGTCTGCCACACCTGTCACTGCCTATCCTTGTCCGGAGGGGCCCCATCAGCCCCTCCTCAGCTGCCCAGCAAAGCAAGCAGttagtggggaggggagggaacatGGAGCGGGGGCCGGTGGTGGGGGCAGGACCGGGGGCCAGGGCCCGAATCCAGGCACTGCTGGACTGCCTGGTCAAGGTGCTGCTCTGGGTGGCCTCTGCCTTGCTGTACTTTGGAAGCGAACAGGCCGCCCGCCTTCTGGGCAGCCCCTGCTTACGGCGcctctaccatgcctggctggcagCAGTGGTCATCTTTGGGCCGCTTCTGCAGTTCCATGTCAACCCTCGGACTATCTTCGCCAGCCACGGCAACTTCTTCAACATGTGAGTCCACTAAAGGCTGTGGGAGCCGGGTCCCTGCACTCTGGGATCCTAGCTCCCTTCTCCAGGCTTCTGTCCTCCTGCCAGTCTGAACACTAAAAATAGGCTAGGAGGTTGAGGAAAAGGTCGGGGTAGGGGGAAGGGAACAGAGCCCTGGGGTACAGGGGAAGTTGGGAACAGGACTAAAGAGGAAATATGGACCCTGGAATGCTGAATTGTCCTCCAAGGAGATGGCAAAGTTTAAATGACTGGGGACTGTAAAGGGCACGGCAAGGAGAGAACCAGTGATGATGTGTAGGGTTGGGGAGAGTGCAGTGATGGGAGCACAGACCAgggtgggagatggagcttgGGGTCTCAATAGTCTCCCTTCTTTGCCCACAGAAAATTTGTGAATTCAGCCTGGGGCTGGACATGCACCTTCTTAGGGGGCTTTGTGTTGCTGGTGGTGTTCCTGGCTACACGGCGCGTGGCAGTAACTGCCAGACACCTGAGCCGACTGGTGGTGGGGGCAGCCGTGTGGCGGGGAGCCGGCCGGGCCTTCCTGCTCATCGAGGACCTGACTGGCTCCTGCTTCGAGCCACTGCCCCAGGGTCTGCTGCTCCACGAGCTGCCTGACCGCCGCAGCTGCCTGGCGGCCGGCCACCAGTGGCGAGGCTACACCGTCTCCTCCCACACCTTCCTGCTCACCTTTTGCTGCCTGCTCATGGCAGAGGAAGCAGCTGTGTTCGCCAAGTACCTGGCCCATGGGCTTCCTGCCGGCGCCCCACTGCGCCTTGTCTTCCTGCTGAACGTGCTGCTGCTGGGCCTCTGGAACTTCTTGCTGCTCTGTACCGTCATCTATTTCCACCAGTACACTCACAAGGTGGTAGGCGCCGCAGTGGGCACCTTCGCCTGGTACCTCACCTATGGCAGCTGGTATCATCAGCCCTGGTCTCCAGGGAGCCCAGGCCATGGGCTCTTCCCCCGTCCCCACTCCAGCCGCAAGCataactgaaagaaataaaagccatcggGACTGGCTGTGGCTCCTCTCATCATTTGGTTGGGTCCTTgaaagggtgggaagagggtcTGGTAGTCACTAGGGTTCCCCAGCCATTCCTTGCTCTCATCAACCTTGAATGTCCTTCCTTATGCTTGACCTCCATCCCTCCAGCTGTCCTTTCAGTCTCCTAGTTTTTGCAGACTTCAGGCTATCTGGGGACTGAGACATCCAGGAATGGTGCTTCTAAGGCAGGTAATGCCCTTAGGTGTGGGCATCATTCTTGCTGAGCAGTTGCTCCATCTCCAGCCTGTTTGATTGTTTTTCCTGCCTTCTCCACTGAATCTCCACTCCCTCTCTTCAGGGGCCTACCTATCTGGGCACTCCTCTCAGGGACTTTTCCTACCCTGTCTTCCCTGTAGGGGGTCTGTATGTGCTCatctatttaacaaatgtttattgagctgaGCATAGTTCTATGCCATGTAAATAAGACAAGATTTCTGCTGTTTGGAGGCATATGAGCTGACTGGGGAAGGCAGATAATAGATCACACAAATAATAGCAAAACACTTGCACTgcatttactctgtgccagacactgttctaagtgtcTGTAAGTTCTTAATAAAAGTTAACGcatatggccgggcgtggtggctcacgcctataatcctagcactttgggaggccgaggtgggcagatcacttgaggtcaggagttcagaaccagcctggccaacatggtgaaactccatctccactaaaaatacaaaaaaaaaaaaaaattacttgggtgtggtggcgggcacctgtaatcccagctactcgggaggctgaggcaggagaatcccttgaacccgggaggtggaggttgcaacgagctgaggttgcaccactgcactccatcctgggcaacaagagcgaaactccatctcaaaaaaaaaaaaaagttaacacatttagtcctcacaacaatAAAAGTATGAGGTAGGTTGTACTGATCTtgattggcaaaaaaaaaaaaaaaaattgagatagtAGTGTTCCCATTGTACAGTTGCAAACACTGAgacacagaggttaagtaacttgttcacaACTAATAAACAGAGGAGCCATGATTACAAAGCTAGATAATATGGGTATATCATCTATCCTCTAAACCAGGAATTAGCAAACTTTGGCCCTCCTGTGGCCAGTTTTGTATGACCTGCAAgctaataattatatatgtataatatatatatttatatattatatatattattatatattttatatataatatttatatatataatatatatataattttttttaaaagacagagaccTGGCAGTGATggcagtgtaatcccagcactttgggaggctgaggcaagaggatcacttgagcccaggagtttgagaccagcctgggcaagatggtgagaccctgtctgtataaaaattttttttaaaaggtaaaacattttttacatttttatttttattatttttttggagacagagtctcactctgttgcccaggctggagtgcaattctggctcactgcaagctccacctcccaggttcaagcgatctcctgtctcagcctcccgagtagctgggattacaggcccccaccaccacacccatctagtgtctgtatttttagtaggcacagggtttcaccatgttggccaggctggtctcgaacttctgacctcaagtgatctgcctgccttggcctcccaaagtgctgggattagaggcgtgagtcactgtgcccggccatttttacattttttaatggttgaaaaagcaaaagaataagaatattttattacaggagaaaattacatgaaattcaaattccaGTGTCTATAAAATGTTATCTCACCAAACTAATTCATTTACATATGGCAGCTTTCctactacaatggcagagttgagtagacAGACACTGTAAGGCctataaagcctaaaatatttactctctggccctttatagaaaaagttggccagacgcggtggctcatgcctgcaatcccagcactttgggaggccgaggcgggcggatcacgaggtcaggagatcgagtccatcctggctaacatggtgaaaccccgtctctactaaaaatacaaaaaattagccgggcgtggtgggacgcgcctgtagtcctagctactccgtaggctgaagcaggaggatcgcttgaaccctggaggtggaggttgcagtgagcctagatggtgccactgcactccaccctgggcgacagagtgagactccgtcccccaacacacacacatacacacacacacacacacacacacacacgtttgccAAAACCTGGTTTAAATCAGTAAattatcctgaaaaaaaaaaaaaaccacctggCTAATATCAGAGAGATAAATGCTATGAATGTACTAAAACAGGATGATTTGTAATAGATTTGGAGGGAGGTTCCTTATAGAGGATGATGAAAATAGTTctctctgaagaggtgacatCTAAACTGAGAACCGAATGACAACACCCAGGGTAAGGGTGTTTTAGGCAAAGGGATTATTAGCaagggcaaaggccctgaggcagaaatGAACATGACACATCTGAGAAACAAATAGCCCAAATATTTGCAAGTGTAATGAATGAAGGGGCAAGCAGTAGAAAGTGGACTTACAGGGGAGACAGGTGCGACAGCCTTTTGGATTTCATTCAAAGGTCAACAGGCAGCTGAGAAAGGGTTTTaaaccagagagagagaggcatgaACCCGCTGCTCCGTGAGAGTGGGTTATAGAATGGCACCTGCAGCCGTGGTCCAGGAGAGAGTTGGTCCGGGCTTGGATAAGGATGCTGCCAGCTCTGGTGCCGGTGTTGCTACAGGTGCGGAGGATGTCGGCAGAGCCAGAGGCCCACGCTAGCAAGGCTAGGAAAGACAGGCCAGGTCTTATTCCATCTCTAGGGAAAGACGGAAGAGCCCTAAGTAAAGCTTATCTGTCCCAGGCggagcaggggaagaagagagcAGGTGGGGCCGGGGCGCGGAGAGACTGGCTTGGGCTTGGCGATGGGAGGACCCGGACCCGCCGTCCTCAGGCGGCGGGCGGCAGGTggcgggaggcgggaggcgggGACCGGGCCAGCGGAGGTGAGGAGCCTGGAAGCTGGCCCTCGCGAGGCGGCGCGGGGAGGGTGGGTGAAGAGCGCCTGTGCGCGCTAGGGGGAGCCTCACCCGCCCCTCCTCTGCGGCACCGCCCCTTCCATGGCAGGGCTGACCCCGCCTCCTCCATCCGACCCCGCCTCCTCCAGCCCTCCCCGCCCCACTACCCAGGAAGGCCGAGCTGGGTGCGAGCGCCCTACCGCTTTCGCTTTCCCTTCGCGGTGCCCACTCCGCTCCTTGTGCGGCGCTAGGCCCCCCGTCCCGGTCATGGCCATGCTCAGGGTCCAGCCCGAGGCCCAAGCCAAGGTGAGCGCCGCGGGGTCTAGAAATGGCCCACTGGGGAGGCGTGGCTGGAGCGGCCGGGGGCATCCCCGACCCGCCCCCCAGGCTCCCACGCGAGTCGGGGGCAGTCGGCCGAGCTGGCGCGCCCGGAGCACCTGCGCCCCGGGGAGGGCGGCGACTGCTGCCTGCGGGGAGAGGCGAGGCGGCCGTGGTTCTGCGGGGTGAGGTGAAGCGGAGAGCTGGCGTGGAGGGGAACTCCGCTGGCCTGGGGCCGGGGCCACACACAGACTGGGTGCGGGACTGCCCCAGCTACCTTCTGGCCTTTCCCTCAGGGAGGGTCCCGGGGCCCACCCCATCCCTGTCCTACTTGCAGAGGGCTCTCAGcacccctcctcacacctgccaGGCGACCCCAGAGATCTGTCCTCACGTGAACACTGGCCCTTCACTGCCAGGAATGTTCTCATCCCCCATATCCAGCCCCAGGGATACCCACTCCACTTTCCGTAGATCCAGGTCTGCAGAGatccacctcctccaccacccCAACCCACCCTACAGGCATCCATCTCGCTTTCTTCAGGTCTGGCCTTAGAGGGATCCCCTCCACCCTTCCCCAGGTCAGGCCCTACATAACCCTAAGGGAACTGTCCTCAAATGAACTGGCCTTAAAGCCAAGTTTCTGAAGGGATGCGTGTGCCCCACAGGTGGATGTGTTTCGTGAAGACCTCTGTACCAAGGTAAGACATGCCCCTCAGCATGGCCTCACCCCTGCCCAACTCCTACTGCTCAACCCTGCCTCACTACCTAGGACGGGCATTTGATATTGACTCCCatcctcctccacccccacctcacACACAGACAGAGAACCTGCTCGGGAGCTATTTCCCCAAGAAGATTTCTGAGCTGGATGCATTTTTAAAGGTACCGCGGCTGGGCAGGGAGCTAGGGAGTAAAGGCCAAGAGAAGAGTCTGGGGGCTGTGAGAGTGAGGTGAGAGGAACTCCCTCACCTCcagccctcctcccaccctacaCCAGGAGCCAGCTCTCAATGAAGCCAACTTGAGCAATCTGAAGGCCCCATTGGACATCCCAGTGCCTGATCCAgtcaaggagaaagagaaagaggagcgGAAGAAACAGCAGGAGGCAAGCTGGGAAGACCTGGGAGAAGGGATCCAACCATGGGGGTAATCAACCTTAGTCCTGACTCTCATGAGCTCCTCTCTTTCTGCAGAAGGAAGACAAGGATGAAAAGAAGAAGGGGGAGGATGAAGACAAAGGTACTTGAAACCACAATGGTGGGAAGAGACTTGAGTCCCACTCACAGGAGCTCCTCCCACGGATATCTTTCCAGTCTCCCCTTCACCCCTCACACAGGCTCAATCATGTGACTGACCCATTGCTCACTCTCTAGGTCCTCCCTGTGGCCCAGTGAACTGCAATGAAAAGATTGTGGTCCTTCTGCAGCGCTTGAAGCCTGAGATCAAGGATGTCATTGAGCAGCTCAACCTGGTAAGCCCTCCCCCTTAAACTCTCAGGCTTCAAGTCAAACCATTCTCCTCTTGGTCCCTGCCATTTAGGGCCTGGCACTTGCCAGGTTTTAGCAAGAGAGGGCACAGCAAGTGAAACCAGAAGTCCAGGCCCTGGGGCTCAGGATAGACCTGGCACGCCTCCACCCAGTGTGGGGAGGGAAGCAAGGGAGAATATGAAACTGGGAGTTGGGTAGAGGGCTGATGTGGCATTATGCCATTCCCTCTTCCCAGGTCACCACCTGGTTGCAGCTGCAGATACCTCGGATTGAGGATGGTAACAATTTTGGAGTGGCTGTCCAGGTGAGAGCACTGCCCCACTTCCCTGCTTTTTTCTAGTCCATGCTTCCTTCCACTTTCCCccttgctttttttccctagGAGAAGGTGTTTGAGCTGATGACCAGCCTCCACACCAAGCTAGAAGGCTTCCACACTCAAATCTCTAAGTGAGTGACCACCCATGTgcacactgtttttgttttgggagACCTCCTTCTTCTACTCCATACACACTTCTCCTTCCACAGGTATTTCTCTGAGCGTGGTGATGCAGTGACTAAAGCAGCCAAGCAGCCCCATGTGGTAGGTGAGGCCCAGGTCAGGGTGCATGGGGGAAGGACACATGTAAGGTCAGGCCTGACCCGAGCTTCCCACAGGGTGATTATCGGCAGCTGGTGCACGAGCTGGATGAGGCAGAGTACCGGGACATCCGGCTGATGGTCATGGAGATCCGCAATGCTTATGTGAGGAGgcgagggcagggcaggggtgggCAGAGGCAGCTTTCCCAGGCCACCCACTCCCTGACCCTGCAGGCTAGGGGTTAAGGGTGACAAAGCTCAGCTTCTCCACAAGGCTAGAAATGGGGCACAGAGCCACTGGAGGCCTCTGACTGACCTCTACTCCCTGGCCCTGTAGGCTGTGTTATATGACATCATCCTGAAGAACTTCGAGAAGCTCAAGAAGCCCAGGGGAGAAACAAAGGGAATGATCTATTGAGAGCcctctctcccattctgtgatgAGTACAGCAGAGACCTTCCTGCTTTTTACTGGGGACTCCAGATTTTCCCCAAACTTGCTTCTGTTGAGATTTTTCCCTCACCTTGCCTCTCAGGCACAATAAATATAGTTATACCACTGCCCATCAGCCCAAGTCTCTTTATTGGAACCGGGCCCCGCTGGCCCTGTCTCAGGCATTTCCATTTCCATTAGTGGGACCAACCCACTGGGTGATTTGAGTGTTGAGCCGCTGGTTGGTCCAGTCCTGCCGGATGTCATCAAGGTGGCAGTCAAAGTCCACAAGGTGCTGGTGGGCCCGATCTTCCAGTAGAGCTCCCACCATCTGCCGTGACTCTTCCCAGTCCCTCCACATCACTCTGAAATAGTAACCCCCATGGAGGTCAAACAGCAAGTAGTGGGTCCAGACACAGACTTAACAGAGATTGGGTCTAGAGAAAGACCCTTGGGGCAGGGCCAAGGACAGAGGAGACCCAGGAGCCTTGGGCTTCTAAGAAGAGGTAGAGGGAGTGGGGTACTCACAAGTTCTTATCCTTAGGGACCCAGCGGAGACCTTGGTTCTCCAGGACGATGACCGGGGGCAcacgaggctgaggcaccagTTTCTGATTATCCAACTGAGTGGACAAAGATGGGCAAGTGAGAGTTTCAAGGGTCCCCCCACCCTAGTTGCTTTTCACCTCCCCACCCAGAAACCCAAGCCTCACCATAATAAGTACTGCATCAGGGAAGAATTCTGCAATTCGCCCAGCAATTTTCAAGGCCAGGGGCCCAGGGCTGTGTAGAGGGAAGATCAGAGGAGTGAGGAGCCAACTGTGGGCAAAACCCATCCATTTGAGCTGGGCCTCCCAGGTCTCATAGGTGTGGGCGCAGCTGTGGCCTTTCCCTGTAGGTGGCCTGCGGGGATCGGGCCTGCTGGATGCTTGATGCACGACTGCTTGATGCTTGAGTGCTGTGGGAGACAGGTGCTCAGATATTGCTGGTGAGAGTGGAAACCAAAGGTGGTCTTTTTGGAAGGTAATTTGGCATAACCATCCAAATTGAAACTGTATACATACTATACATATgctgacccagaaattctacttaTAAAGAATTTACGGTAATCATAGGACAGTGTCTGTAAtaaaacactggaaacaaccTCAATGtttaaagtattaaataaattagAGTACATTCATATTCAGACTATATAGCTGTTAGGGAAAGGTAGATCTTGGTGTGGAAATGGGATGATGtcaagtatttattaagtgaGGGAAAAACGCAAATTACAAAACAGTACCTCTAATTGCTTCAtgtatatgatttatatatatatataaaattgtcttttcctatatgtgtatatataaggaAACTGCCTTATTTTTGAAGTTGCTGGTTGGGATTTCTCTGTTCTTTCAGCCCCTGGTGGACACCTCAGTTAAAAGCAAGATCAGTCTGTTGgccgagagtggtggctcacgcctgtaatcccagcactttgggagtccgaggcgcgtggatcacctgaggtcaagttctagaccagcctggccaacatggcgaaaccccatctctactaaaaataaaaaataataataaattaaaaaaataaaaaaaattagccgggcatggtggcgctcatctgtgatcccagctactcgggaggctgaggcagaagaatcgcttgaatctaggaggtggaagttccagtgagccgagattgcgccactgcactccagcctgggagacagagggagactccgtctcaaaaaaaaaaaaaaaaaaaaattagtctgttGATACACAGTTGTCCTCCCCGCCCCAACGGCACTCCAGGGCAGGGCTCTGTCctattcatctttatattcccTCACTCCAGTACCCAGCATAGTGCCTGGTGTAAAGCCCCTGCTCCTAAGCGTTTgatgaaggaaagataaaaggAACGACCTTGGTTCATCTTGtgcgcccccgccccgcccaccGCCCCACGCATCCTCGCCCTCTATTCCTCCAATCCCCAACCCGCCAtaatcctttccttcttcctctggcTACGCCACTCACCTCTGATCGTTCACAGCTGCATTGGCATGGTAGTAACCAGCCACCACCAGACCGGCCTGTGCTCCCCACACATCCACCTGTCGTAGGAAAGGGGCCATCAGTAATTAAATTGTGCCGCTGGCTTTGTGGATGCGCACTGCTGCCAAGGGACCGGGGATGAACTTGGGCTGGGGTGTTGGGTGGGTTCGCGGTGGGGGATGGGCATCCAACGGAGGCACCTGGTTGAGGGCGACCTCCAACATGACGGACAGGGCCAGGTGGCTGTGGAAGAGGGGCACACAGTCGGTGAGGCACAGGCATTCTCCAGACCGCGGCGCTGGCGCCAGAAACAGCCCGTTGACTGCGGCGTGTGGGTACCGGGCAGCATGCAGGCACATCTTCACGTAGGCCAGGGCCGAGATCTCCACCTCCCCCATGGCGAGCGAGGCCTGGACGGGAAGCAGCAAGCCGGATTAGTACCGGATTAGGCGAGTCGGTGCCTAGCTCGCGTCCGAGAAGCTCCCTCCAGCGCTTCGGCACGCTCTTTGACCCTTCCCCGTGCCCTCTCACTTCGGTTCGGCGACAACGCTAACTCGACTCGCAGGTAGCCCGCCGGCTCCCGGCGCCCTGGGTCCGGGAGTCCGCCCCCGGCCCAGCCCAGGAGGAGGTCCCGATTGCATCCGAGCCCCGCCTTCCCGCGCCCCTAGCTGGCGGCCGCGACTCTGCgcctgcctgggagacagaccaaGCTGCAGCTCCCTGCAGAACTGGCTCCTGGAGTCCCGCCCACGTGGTGCTCCTTGATAGGGCTAAAGGCTTTCAATTTGTCCAATCAGCGGCCGCGCCCCAACGTTGCCCCGCCTTTGTCTCCAGCGGACTGGAAAGAACCCACCATTGTGAAGCACAGAAAATTGCCCGCACTCTTATTGGCTAGGTTCCCCGACTTCCGCTCTCGGTTGGTGGTTGGCTTTGCCTGTTACCTGTGTTGCCCACTACCACCGGCTCCGCGGAGCCCCGAGGATGGAGCGCTAGTCCGTAGCCGGGTGTCCCGGAGCGCTGCGGGCAAAGCAGACCGCCTTGCGCCTATTATGGGACGAGTGGCTTTGTACTCTAGATcggctctgtcacttactaatGGGCCGTGTTGCCTTCGCGACTGCAGGTTTTCTTGCCCTTGGTTTATCTTTTGCCCATGTTCCTTTAAGGATTTAATGAGATATGTATGGGGGCAGGCTTCCAGCCTGTCTAGTGCTTCGCAGCACATTCTTATCTCATATTTTATGACAGGATAAGTCCCTGAATTAAAGAACAATCCCATGGAGTTTACAGCAAGATCACAGCAAAGGAACCCTTGTCTCTACCGCCAGCCCAGGGCTGAATCTTGAAAAGCAGAGATAAAGACAGTGATTGGCTGAAGGGGGTATGGGGGAGGACAGTAAGAAAAACTTACAGATTCATCCTTCCCATAATGTCCTGCGATGTATTTCCTTCACCACAGTGTCTTGGAAGCATTATTTTTTCCCCTCCTAGCCCTTAAGAAGGAGtccaggcctggcgcggtggctcacgccttgtaatcccagcactttgggaggccgaggtgggtggatcacctgaggtcaggagttcgagaccagcc encodes:
- the EMC9 gene encoding ER membrane protein complex subunit 9 isoform X2; this translates as MGFAHSWLLTPLIFPLHSPGPLALKIAGRIAEFFPDAVLIMLDNQKLVPQPRVPPVIVLENQGLRWVPKDKNLVMWRDWEESRQMVGALLEDRAHQHLVDFDCHLDDIRQDWTNQRLNTQITQWVGPTNGNGNA
- the EMC9 gene encoding ER membrane protein complex subunit 9 isoform X1 yields the protein MGEVEISALAYVKMCLHAARYPHAAVNGLFLAPAPRSGECLCLTDCVPLFHSHLALSVMLEVALNQVDVWGAQAGLVVAGYYHANAAVNDQSPGPLALKIAGRIAEFFPDAVLIMLDNQKLVPQPRVPPVIVLENQGLRWVPKDKNLVMWRDWEESRQMVGALLEDRAHQHLVDFDCHLDDIRQDWTNQRLNTQITQWVGPTNGNGNA
- the PSME1 gene encoding proteasome activator complex subunit 1 isoform X1; this encodes MAMLRVQPEAQAKVDVFREDLCTKTENLLGSYFPKKISELDAFLKEPALNEANLSNLKAPLDIPVPDPVKEKEKEERKKQQEKEDKDEKKKGEDEDKGPPCGPVNCNEKIVVLLQRLKPEIKDVIEQLNLVTTWLQLQIPRIEDGNNFGVAVQEKVFELMTSLHTKLEGFHTQISKYFSERGDAVTKAAKQPHVGDYRQLVHELDEAEYRDIRLMVMEIRNAYVRRRGQGRGGQRQLSQATHSLTLQARG
- the PSME1 gene encoding proteasome activator complex subunit 1 isoform X2 codes for the protein MAMLRVQPEAQAKVDVFREDLCTKTENLLGSYFPKKISELDAFLKEPALNEANLSNLKAPLDIPVPDPVKEKEKEERKKQQEKEDKDEKKKGEDEDKGPPCGPVNCNEKIVVLLQRLKPEIKDVIEQLNLVTTWLQLQIPRIEDGNNFGVAVQEKVFELMTSLHTKLEGFHTQISKYFSERGDAVTKAAKQPHVGDYRQLVHELDEAEYRDIRLMVMEIRNAYAVLYDIILKNFEKLKKPRGETKGMIY
- the FITM1 gene encoding fat storage-inducing transmembrane protein 1 is translated as MERGPVVGAGPGARARIQALLDCLVKVLLWVASALLYFGSEQAARLLGSPCLRRLYHAWLAAVVIFGPLLQFHVNPRTIFASHGNFFNIKFVNSAWGWTCTFLGGFVLLVVFLATRRVAVTARHLSRLVVGAAVWRGAGRAFLLIEDLTGSCFEPLPQGLLLHELPDRRSCLAAGHQWRGYTVSSHTFLLTFCCLLMAEEAAVFAKYLAHGLPAGAPLRLVFLLNVLLLGLWNFLLLCTVIYFHQYTHKVVGAAVGTFAWYLTYGSWYHQPWSPGSPGHGLFPRPHSSRKHN